Proteins co-encoded in one Candidatus Thiodictyon syntrophicum genomic window:
- the pal gene encoding peptidoglycan-associated lipoprotein Pal — MKRPSVISTPIRSRAAPRRDLSALPGAPLVLALLLAGCASTQPQPEPQTLGAGLPPPLPLNAAPSVADTARTEPARPTYRGPWEDPANPLYRRTIYFDYDSTEIKPQFLDVIRTHSTYLGTTKGQRVTLEGNTDERGTREYNLALGDRRAESVRQLMVAEGVSADQMATLSYGEEKPADPGHSDAAWRLNRRVIIHY, encoded by the coding sequence ATGAAGAGGCCCTCCGTGATATCGACCCCGATCCGATCCCGCGCCGCGCCGCGCCGCGACCTGTCCGCACTGCCCGGCGCCCCGCTGGTGCTGGCCTTGCTCCTGGCTGGCTGTGCGAGCACCCAGCCGCAACCCGAGCCCCAGACCCTCGGGGCCGGCCTGCCGCCGCCCCTGCCCCTGAACGCCGCCCCGAGCGTCGCCGACACGGCGCGAACCGAGCCCGCGCGTCCCACCTACCGCGGCCCCTGGGAGGACCCGGCCAACCCGCTCTACCGGCGCACCATCTACTTCGACTACGACAGCACCGAGATCAAACCCCAATTTCTAGACGTCATTCGCACCCACTCGACCTACCTGGGCACGACCAAGGGCCAGCGTGTCACCCTGGAAGGCAACACGGACGAGCGCGGCACCCGCGAATACAACCTGGCCCTGGGCGACCGCCGCGCCGAATCGGTGCGGCAACTCATGGTGGCCGAGGGCGTCAGCGCGGACCAGATGGCCACCTTGAGCTACGGCGAGGAAAAGCCCGCCGACCCCGGCCACAGCGACGCCGCCTGGCGACTGAACCGGCGGGTCATCATCCACTACTGA
- the ybgF gene encoding tol-pal system protein YbgF: MNHAHPVPLLLTALLASTLIGAAAADPLLEDRVARIERIMDNQSASGLTLQMQQLQQEVQELRGLAETQKFEIQKLQRQLRDQYLDIDSRLGTGKGLDTPAVGTPAVGPAGAAPPPRPGALDLSGKDLKPPVGSETAAPVTAPSPSSPGAVGIPSLPSPETTGGNERDAYRDAFELLKQRKYPDAAAAFTDLMARFPQGQYTDQARYWLAETYYVQRNYPAALAEFDRLVQLNPTSARIPEAMLKIANIQSELDAREQARAAYRLLIAKYPNSTEARLAQTRLQKLGAERTGTEQK; encoded by the coding sequence ATGAACCACGCCCACCCTGTCCCGCTCCTTCTCACCGCCCTGCTGGCGTCCACCCTGATCGGCGCCGCCGCCGCCGATCCGCTCCTGGAGGACCGCGTGGCGCGCATCGAACGCATCATGGACAACCAAAGCGCCTCCGGTCTCACGCTTCAGATGCAGCAACTCCAGCAGGAGGTGCAGGAATTGCGCGGTCTGGCGGAGACCCAGAAATTCGAGATCCAGAAGCTCCAGCGGCAACTGCGCGACCAGTATCTCGACATCGACTCCCGCCTGGGCACCGGCAAGGGCCTGGACACCCCGGCCGTCGGCACGCCCGCCGTCGGCCCCGCGGGCGCGGCACCACCCCCCCGACCCGGGGCCCTCGACCTGAGCGGCAAGGACCTCAAGCCGCCGGTCGGCAGCGAGACGGCGGCCCCGGTCACCGCCCCCAGCCCCTCCTCCCCCGGCGCCGTCGGCATCCCCTCCCTGCCGAGCCCGGAGACCACCGGCGGCAACGAGCGTGACGCCTACCGCGACGCCTTCGAGCTCCTCAAGCAGCGCAAGTACCCGGACGCCGCCGCCGCCTTCACTGACTTGATGGCCCGCTTTCCGCAGGGCCAATACACCGATCAGGCCCGCTACTGGCTGGCCGAAACCTACTATGTCCAGCGCAACTACCCGGCGGCCCTGGCTGAGTTCGACCGCCTGGTCCAATTGAACCCCACCAGCGCCCGGATCCCCGAGGCCATGCTCAAGATCGCCAACATCCAGTCCGAGTTGGACGCCCGCGAGCAGGCGCGCGCCGCCTATCGACTGCTTATCGCCAAGTACCCGAACAGCACCGAGGCACGACTCGCCCAGACCCGCTTGCAGAAGCTTGGAGCGGAGCGCACCGGGACGGAGCAAAAATAG